In Leptodactylus fuscus isolate aLepFus1 chromosome 2, aLepFus1.hap2, whole genome shotgun sequence, one genomic interval encodes:
- the LOC142195957 gene encoding sarcolipin: MERSTQELFLNFMIVLITVLLMWLLVKSYQE; the protein is encoded by the coding sequence ATGGAACGATCCACACAAGAGCTCTTCCTCAACTTCATGATCGTGTTGATCACCGTGCTGCTGATGTGGCTTCTGGTCAAGTCTTACCAAGAATAA